The proteins below come from a single Periophthalmus magnuspinnatus isolate fPerMag1 chromosome 7, fPerMag1.2.pri, whole genome shotgun sequence genomic window:
- the zgc:56699 gene encoding gametocyte-specific factor 1, protein MNTITFGTTTEPLHIATAGRDQPAEEFDDKGNIDPDRLLQCPFDKNHQIRACRFPYHLIKCRKNHPKLASELKTCPYNARHLVPKHELNHHTETCEDRITVDIMDESVTNGDGNSWQVPVSTWVNPNVTEDWDADAEDRAVHFVWGENTGVNARQEMRPTNNLGPTCRIPNTLPWPSFNP, encoded by the exons ATGAATACAATTACATTTGGGACCACCACAGAACCACTTCACATTGCTACTGCTGGGAGAGACCAACCAGCAGAAGAATTTG aTGATAAGGGCAACATTGATCCAGATAGACTTCTGCAGTGCCCCTTTGATAAAAATCACCAAATCAGAGCCTGTCGTTTCCCTTACCACCTCATCAAGTGCCGTAAG AATCATCCCAAACTGGCCAGTGAACTGAAAACCTGTCCTTATAATGCCCGCCATCTGGTCCCAAAGCATGAGCTGAACCACCACACGGAGACCTGTGAAGACCGGATAACTGTAGACATTATGGATG AATCAGTTACAAATGGAGATGGTAATAGTTGGCAGGTTCCAGTCAGCACCTGGGTGAACCCAAATGTGACTGAGGACTGGGATGCAG ATGCTGAGGATCGAGCGGTTCATTTTGTGTGGGGTGAAAACACTGGCGTGAATGCCAG ACAAGAGATGAGGCCCACAAATAATCTTGGACCAACTTGCAGAATCCCAAACACACTGCCCTGGCCGAGCTTCAATCCCTAG